In Flavivirga abyssicola, the following are encoded in one genomic region:
- a CDS encoding amidophosphoribosyltransferase: protein MSDALKHECGIAVIRLLKPLEYYKEKYGSAFYGVNKMYLMMEKQHNRGQDGAGFASIKLDTKPGERYISRVRSVAQQPIQDIFGKINERVNNELTAHPEYANNVALQKKHIPYIGEVLLGHVRYGTFGKNSVESVHPFLRQNNWMHRNLIMAGNFNMTNVKELFANLIQLGQHPKEYTDTITIMEKIGHFLDDAVSKIYKDLKKEGYNKREASPLIAERLKVAKILRRAAKNWDGGYAMAGLIGHGDSFVLRDPAGIRPAYYYKDDEIVVVASERPVIQTVFNVNFEDVKELDPGQAIIIKKSGEVRFKQILEPLERKSCSFERIYFSRGSDAEIYQERKTLGKLLMPKVLEAIDNDTKNTVFSYIPNTAETSFFGMIETAEAYINKKKTNTILKGQRSLSAEKVTEILSERARIEKIAIKDVKLRTFITEDSSRDDLVAHVYDVTYGVIKPEDNLVIIDDSIVRGTTLKMSILKMLDRLNPKKIIVVSSAPQIRYPDCYGIDMANLESLVAFRAALSLLKDANKYHIVEDVYNKCVSQTDLDDKHVQNFVKEIYDPFTDEEISDKISELLSDESINAEVRIIFQSVENLHKACPEHLGDWYFTGNYPTVGGNRVVNRAFINFFEGNNERAY, encoded by the coding sequence ATGAGTGATGCCTTAAAACATGAATGTGGAATAGCAGTTATTAGACTTTTAAAACCACTAGAATATTATAAAGAAAAATACGGAAGTGCATTTTATGGTGTAAACAAAATGTATCTTATGATGGAAAAGCAGCACAATCGTGGGCAAGATGGTGCTGGCTTTGCAAGTATAAAATTAGATACTAAACCTGGTGAGCGTTATATAAGTAGAGTACGTTCTGTAGCACAACAACCTATTCAAGATATTTTTGGTAAGATAAACGAAAGAGTAAATAACGAGTTAACAGCACACCCTGAGTATGCTAATAATGTTGCTTTACAAAAAAAGCACATCCCTTATATAGGAGAGGTATTATTAGGACATGTTCGTTATGGAACTTTTGGTAAAAACAGTGTAGAAAGTGTACATCCATTTTTAAGACAAAATAATTGGATGCATAGAAATTTAATAATGGCAGGAAACTTTAATATGACAAATGTTAAAGAGCTTTTTGCTAATCTTATTCAACTGGGCCAGCATCCAAAAGAATACACCGACACCATAACTATTATGGAAAAAATCGGTCATTTTTTAGACGATGCTGTAAGTAAAATTTATAAAGATTTAAAGAAAGAAGGTTATAATAAGAGAGAAGCTTCTCCTCTTATTGCCGAGCGACTTAAGGTTGCTAAAATATTAAGACGTGCCGCAAAAAACTGGGATGGTGGTTATGCTATGGCTGGTCTTATTGGCCATGGTGATTCTTTTGTTTTAAGAGACCCTGCAGGTATTCGCCCGGCATATTATTATAAAGATGATGAAATTGTTGTTGTTGCATCAGAACGTCCTGTAATTCAAACCGTATTTAATGTAAACTTTGAAGACGTAAAAGAATTAGATCCTGGACAAGCCATTATTATTAAAAAATCTGGTGAGGTACGCTTTAAACAAATACTAGAACCTTTAGAAAGAAAGTCTTGTTCTTTTGAACGTATTTATTTTTCCAGAGGTAGTGATGCAGAAATCTATCAGGAACGTAAAACGCTTGGTAAGCTGTTAATGCCAAAAGTTCTTGAAGCTATAGATAATGACACTAAAAACACCGTCTTCTCATATATTCCTAATACGGCAGAAACATCATTCTTTGGAATGATCGAAACTGCTGAAGCTTATATAAATAAAAAGAAAACTAATACAATCTTAAAAGGACAACGCTCTTTGTCTGCCGAGAAGGTAACAGAAATTTTATCTGAGCGTGCTCGAATTGAAAAGATTGCTATAAAAGATGTAAAACTTAGAACGTTTATTACAGAGGATAGCAGTCGTGATGATTTAGTGGCTCACGTTTATGATGTTACGTACGGAGTTATAAAACCAGAGGACAATTTGGTTATTATTGACGATAGTATTGTTAGAGGTACGACATTAAAAATGAGTATTTTGAAAATGCTTGATCGCCTTAACCCTAAAAAAATTATTGTGGTGTCTTCTGCGCCTCAAATTCGATATCCAGATTGTTATGGTATCGATATGGCCAATCTAGAAAGTTTAGTTGCTTTTAGAGCTGCTTTAAGTTTATTAAAAGACGCAAATAAGTATCATATTGTAGAAGATGTATATAATAAATGTGTTAGTCAAACTGATCTAGATGATAAACACGTGCAGAATTTTGTAAAAGAGATTTATGACCCTTTTACTGATGAAGAAATATCAGATAAAATTTCCGAACTACTAAGTGATGAAAGCATTAACGCAGAAGTAAGAATCATCTTTCAATCTGTTGAAAATTTACACAAAGCATGTCCTGAACATTTAGGAGATTGGTACTTTACAGGAAACTATCCTACAGTAGGAGGAAACAGAGTTGTAAACAGAGCGTTTATCAACTTTTTTGAGGGTAATAATGAACGTGCTTATTAA
- a CDS encoding PfkB family carbohydrate kinase produces MSKLVIVGTVAFDAIETPFGKTDKILGGAATYIGLSASQFNVDSSIVSIAGDDFPQDYLDLLSSKNIDISGIEIVKDGKTFFWSGRYHNDMNSRDTLVTELNTLADFNPIVPESYRDAEIVMLGNLHPLVQQSVLDQMTTKPKLVILDTMNFWMDCALEDLHNVIKNVDVITINDEEARQLTGEYSLVVAARKIHDMGPKYVVIKKGEHGALLFHDDNVFYAPALPLEAVFDPTGAGDTFAGGFAGYLAKTGDTSFENMKNAVIYGSTLASFCVEKFGTERMQDLSSEEVLKRLLQFKQLTQFEIVLNDNL; encoded by the coding sequence ATGAGTAAATTAGTAATAGTTGGCACAGTAGCTTTTGATGCCATTGAAACGCCTTTCGGTAAAACCGATAAAATTCTAGGCGGTGCCGCAACTTACATTGGCTTATCAGCTTCACAATTTAATGTAGACTCGTCAATAGTATCTATAGCTGGCGATGACTTTCCTCAAGACTATTTAGATTTATTATCAAGTAAAAACATAGATATTTCTGGAATTGAAATAGTTAAAGATGGAAAAACATTTTTTTGGAGCGGTCGTTATCATAATGACATGAATTCTCGCGACACTTTAGTTACAGAATTAAATACGCTTGCCGATTTTAATCCTATAGTTCCAGAAAGTTATCGTGATGCTGAAATTGTTATGTTAGGAAATTTACACCCTTTGGTACAGCAAAGTGTTTTAGACCAAATGACAACAAAGCCCAAATTAGTGATTTTAGACACTATGAATTTTTGGATGGATTGTGCTTTGGAAGATTTACATAACGTGATTAAAAATGTAGATGTCATTACCATAAATGATGAAGAAGCCAGACAACTAACAGGAGAATATTCTTTAGTTGTTGCTGCTAGAAAAATTCATGATATGGGACCAAAATATGTGGTGATTAAAAAAGGAGAACATGGTGCTTTATTGTTTCATGATGACAATGTATTTTATGCACCCGCTTTACCTTTAGAAGCTGTTTTTGATCCAACAGGAGCAGGTGATACTTTTGCTGGAGGTTTTGCAGGTTATCTTGCAAAGACTGGAGATACTTCTTTTGAAAACATGAAAAATGCTGTTATTTATGGCTCTACATTAGCATCGTTTTGTGTGGAGAAATTTGGCACTGAACGTATGCAAGATTTATCAAGTGAAGAAGTTCTCAAACGTTTATTACAATTTAAACAGTTAACACAATTTGAAATCGTCTTAAACGATAATTTATAG
- a CDS encoding ribonuclease H family protein: MSKKKKKYYTVWRGHHTGVFEFWSDCKAQIKDFQGAQYKSFSTFEAAKKALKGNYKDYIGKSSTFKSELSKEQLRKIGQPNYNSISVDAASSGNPGKMEYRGVDTKTKKQLFIQGPFEEGTNNIGEFLAIVHGLALLKKNNSDRILYTDSRTAISWVKKKNCNTKLERNNKNKTLFELIDRAIDWLKKNSYKTVIVKWETKAWGEIPADFGRK, encoded by the coding sequence ATGTCTAAGAAGAAAAAGAAATATTACACTGTTTGGAGAGGGCATCACACGGGGGTTTTTGAATTTTGGAGTGATTGTAAAGCACAAATAAAAGATTTTCAGGGCGCTCAATACAAGTCGTTTTCTACATTTGAAGCTGCAAAAAAAGCTTTAAAGGGAAATTATAAGGACTACATAGGAAAATCTTCTACATTTAAAAGTGAACTCTCTAAAGAGCAATTAAGAAAAATAGGGCAACCTAACTATAACTCTATTTCGGTTGATGCCGCCTCAAGTGGCAACCCAGGGAAAATGGAATATCGAGGTGTTGATACCAAAACTAAAAAACAACTCTTTATTCAAGGTCCTTTTGAAGAAGGAACGAACAATATAGGCGAATTTTTAGCTATTGTACATGGCTTGGCTCTACTTAAAAAAAATAATAGCGATCGCATTTTATATACCGATTCCAGAACAGCTATAAGTTGGGTAAAAAAGAAAAATTGTAATACCAAACTAGAACGAAATAATAAAAACAAGACCCTTTTTGAATTAATTGACAGAGCTATTGATTGGTTAAAAAAGAACAGTTATAAAACCGTTATTGTAAAATGGGAAACTAAAGCATGGGGAGAAATTCCCGCTGATTTTGGAAGAAAATAA
- the purN gene encoding phosphoribosylglycinamide formyltransferase, which produces MNRIVIFASGSGTNAENLVKFFHNSDNASVIQVLTNNPRAKVLDRAKNLKVSALSFNRIAFTKTNDVLNILKASQPDLIVLAGFLWKFPELILKEFPNKVINIHPALLPKYGGKGMYGMNVHKAVVANNEAETGITIHYVNENYDEGAIIFQSKCHVSPSDTAEDVAEKIHELEMEHFPKVIEKLLSE; this is translated from the coding sequence ATGAACCGTATTGTAATTTTTGCGTCCGGAAGTGGTACTAATGCTGAAAATTTAGTTAAGTTTTTTCACAACAGCGATAATGCGTCTGTTATTCAAGTACTTACTAACAATCCTCGTGCCAAAGTTTTAGACCGTGCTAAAAACCTAAAAGTGAGCGCGTTGTCTTTTAACAGAATAGCGTTTACAAAAACAAATGACGTATTAAATATCTTAAAGGCTTCTCAACCAGACTTAATTGTTCTTGCTGGATTTTTATGGAAATTTCCAGAGCTTATTTTAAAAGAATTCCCTAATAAAGTAATTAATATTCATCCGGCCTTATTACCAAAATATGGAGGTAAAGGCATGTATGGTATGAATGTTCATAAAGCTGTTGTTGCAAATAATGAAGCTGAAACTGGTATTACCATACATTACGTGAACGAAAATTACGACGAGGGCGCTATTATTTTTCAATCAAAATGTCATGTTTCCCCTTCTGATACGGCCGAAGATGTTGCTGAAAAAATTCATGAATTGGAAATGGAACATTTCCCTAAAGTTATTGAGAAGTTGTTATCTGAATAA
- a CDS encoding acyl carrier protein — MSDIASRVKAIIVDKLGVDENEVVTEASFTNDLGADSLDTVELIMEFEKEFDIQIPDDQAENIATVGQAISYIEEAK; from the coding sequence ATGTCAGACATTGCATCAAGAGTAAAAGCGATTATCGTAGACAAATTGGGAGTTGATGAGAACGAAGTTGTAACAGAAGCAAGCTTCACAAACGATTTAGGAGCGGACTCATTAGATACTGTTGAATTAATAATGGAATTCGAAAAAGAATTTGATATTCAAATACCAGATGATCAAGCTGAAAACATTGCTACAGTAGGTCAAGCTATTTCTTATATAGAAGAAGCAAAATAA
- the fabF gene encoding beta-ketoacyl-ACP synthase II: MEIKRVVVTGLGALTPIGNTKEEFWEGLISGRSGAAPITYYDTEKFKTKFACELKGFNATDFLDRKEARKMDKFAQYAMVASDEAIADAKLDLDEVNKLRVGVIWGAGIGGLETFQQEVLNFADGDGTPRFNPFFIPKMIADIAPANISIKHGFMGPNYTTVSACASSANAMFDALNSIRLGYCDVVVTGGSEAAVTIAGMGGFNAMHALSTRNESPETASRPFDGTRDGFVLGEGAGALVLEEYEHAKARGAKIYAEVAGGGLSSDAYHMTAPHPEGIGVVEVMKNCLENANLKPEDVDHINTHGTSTPLGDVAELKAISKVFGNHAKNININSTKSMTGHLLGAAGAIEAISVILAMENGVVPPTINHTTIDESIDPELNLTLNKAQKRDVKVAMSNTFGFGGHNACVVFKKID; this comes from the coding sequence ATGGAGATAAAGAGAGTTGTAGTCACAGGGTTAGGGGCTTTAACACCTATAGGTAATACCAAAGAAGAATTTTGGGAAGGACTTATTAGTGGTAGAAGTGGTGCTGCGCCTATAACATATTATGATACCGAGAAATTTAAAACAAAGTTCGCTTGCGAATTAAAGGGTTTTAATGCAACTGATTTTCTTGATAGAAAAGAGGCTCGTAAGATGGATAAATTTGCGCAGTACGCTATGGTGGCTTCAGATGAAGCTATCGCAGATGCTAAATTAGATCTGGATGAGGTGAATAAGTTGCGGGTAGGTGTTATATGGGGAGCAGGAATTGGAGGTTTAGAAACCTTTCAGCAAGAAGTTTTGAACTTTGCCGATGGTGATGGAACTCCAAGGTTTAATCCATTCTTTATTCCAAAAATGATCGCAGACATTGCACCAGCCAATATTTCCATAAAACATGGATTTATGGGACCAAATTATACAACGGTTTCTGCATGTGCCTCTTCTGCAAACGCTATGTTTGATGCTTTAAACTCAATCCGTTTAGGGTATTGTGATGTAGTTGTTACAGGAGGAAGTGAGGCAGCGGTTACTATTGCTGGAATGGGTGGTTTTAATGCCATGCATGCATTATCTACTAGAAACGAAAGTCCAGAAACAGCTTCAAGGCCATTTGACGGAACCAGAGATGGTTTTGTTTTAGGAGAAGGAGCTGGTGCTTTAGTTTTAGAAGAGTACGAGCATGCTAAAGCAAGAGGAGCAAAAATATATGCAGAAGTTGCAGGAGGCGGATTGTCTTCTGATGCATATCACATGACAGCTCCACATCCAGAAGGTATTGGTGTGGTTGAAGTCATGAAAAATTGCTTAGAAAATGCCAACCTTAAGCCAGAAGATGTAGATCACATAAATACACATGGAACTTCTACGCCATTGGGTGATGTCGCCGAACTTAAAGCTATTTCTAAAGTTTTTGGAAATCATGCCAAGAATATAAATATTAATTCAACGAAATCAATGACAGGGCACTTATTAGGTGCAGCTGGAGCTATTGAAGCTATTTCGGTTATATTGGCAATGGAAAACGGTGTTGTTCCTCCAACGATTAACCATACTACAATAGACGAGAGCATTGATCCTGAATTAAATTTAACTTTAAATAAGGCTCAAAAACGTGACGTTAAAGTAGCTATGAGCAATACGTTTGGATTTGGTGGACACAACGCTTGTGTAGTATTCAAAAAAATTGATTGA
- the rnc gene encoding ribonuclease III encodes MKSIRNILNSRSKRNGNFFMQLTKILGFKPKHIKFYKTAFTHRSMNIKDSKGNAINYERLEFLGDATLSAVIASHLYLEVPSGDEGYLTKMRSKIVSREHLNELGKDLNLIDLVESKIPPGQFGDNIHGNIFEALIGAIFLDKGYKFCEKFIYKCVIIPYVDIETLEGKVISYKSLLIEWCQKEKKTFGYNVYEDTGNDEVRHFSVKLSIDEKIVAKARATSKKKAEEKASKRAFFAFQSKISKMI; translated from the coding sequence ATGAAAAGCATTCGTAACATATTAAATTCCCGTTCTAAACGCAACGGGAATTTTTTTATGCAATTAACTAAAATTCTTGGGTTTAAACCTAAACACATTAAGTTCTACAAAACAGCATTCACTCATCGATCCATGAATATAAAGGATAGTAAAGGCAATGCTATTAATTATGAACGGTTAGAGTTTTTAGGAGATGCTACATTAAGTGCCGTCATTGCATCACATTTGTATCTAGAAGTACCAAGTGGTGATGAGGGATACCTAACCAAGATGCGTTCTAAGATTGTAAGTAGAGAGCATTTAAATGAACTAGGGAAAGACTTAAATTTAATAGACTTAGTAGAAAGTAAAATTCCACCTGGGCAGTTTGGAGACAATATTCATGGTAATATTTTTGAAGCTTTAATAGGGGCTATTTTTCTTGATAAAGGATATAAGTTTTGCGAAAAGTTTATATATAAATGTGTTATTATTCCTTATGTAGATATTGAAACTTTAGAGGGCAAAGTTATTAGCTATAAAAGCTTGCTCATTGAATGGTGTCAAAAAGAAAAGAAAACATTTGGCTATAATGTATATGAAGATACTGGTAATGATGAGGTTCGACATTTTTCAGTAAAACTATCTATAGACGAAAAAATTGTTGCAAAAGCACGTGCAACGTCAAAGAAAAAAGCAGAAGAAAAAGCTTCAAAACGCGCTTTTTTTGCATTTCAAAGCAAGATATCTAAAATGATTTAA
- a CDS encoding IPExxxVDY family protein has protein sequence MAVHKLILDDVFEEDLYTLIAIHCTLEDYRLAYLLNKYLGISLIRKPLDLDYQNGKSTYSIFEWEDNKQQTIWNLVSNICKTEHYRQGSNESLFDSEEKITRTTYLIPEYKTVNYFLKIDNDINFSKEKYILNNVLEVPQIATAYSIDSNQLKSKDNLIFN, from the coding sequence ATGGCTGTACACAAGCTTATTCTTGATGATGTTTTTGAAGAAGATCTATATACTTTAATAGCAATTCATTGTACCCTTGAAGATTATCGTTTAGCATATCTTTTAAATAAATATTTAGGAATAAGTCTTATAAGAAAACCATTGGATTTAGATTATCAGAATGGAAAATCAACGTATTCAATTTTTGAATGGGAAGATAATAAACAACAAACAATCTGGAATCTAGTATCTAATATTTGCAAAACAGAACATTATAGACAAGGAAGTAACGAATCATTATTTGATTCTGAAGAAAAAATAACGAGGACAACATATTTAATACCAGAATATAAAACGGTTAATTATTTTTTAAAAATAGATAATGACATCAATTTTAGTAAAGAGAAATATATTCTGAACAATGTATTAGAAGTACCTCAAATAGCTACGGCTTATAGTATTGATAGCAATCAATTGAAATCTAAGGACAATTTAATTTTTAACTAA
- the pyk gene encoding pyruvate kinase translates to MSTTKKTKIVATLGPATSTKEVLKGMLEEGVNVFRINFSHADYSDVTQRIKMIRELNEEFGFTAAILADLQGPKLRVGVMKEEVVVHPDDEIVFATGERFEGTKERVYMTYERFPQDAKSGERILLDDGKLIFEVASTNNKDEVIARVIQGGPLKSKKGVNLPNTNISQPALTEKDIEDAIFAISQEVDWIALSFVRHAEDLMQLRDLINKHSEHKIPIIAKIEKPEAVENIDKIVTHCDGLMVARGDLGVEVPAEEVPLIQKQLVLRAKKARIPVIIATQMMETMISSLTPTRAEVNDVANSVMDGADAVMLSGETSVGSYPVQVIKQMSNILKSVEDSKLIKVPQLPPHIRTNRYITKSICYHAANMANEISAKAISTLTNSGYTAFQISAWRPSCHILVFTSNKRILTRLSLLWGVRAFYYDKFVSTDETIEDVNNIACKMGYLEEGDMLISLAAMPIKDRGMVNTLRVTEIETCNF, encoded by the coding sequence ATGTCAACAACAAAGAAAACGAAGATAGTAGCAACATTAGGACCTGCTACAAGTACAAAAGAAGTTTTAAAGGGAATGCTTGAAGAAGGCGTTAATGTATTTAGAATAAACTTCTCTCATGCCGATTACAGTGATGTTACCCAACGCATTAAAATGATAAGAGAGTTAAATGAAGAATTCGGTTTTACTGCTGCCATTTTAGCAGATTTACAAGGCCCTAAACTTCGTGTTGGTGTTATGAAAGAGGAAGTAGTTGTGCATCCTGATGATGAAATCGTATTTGCCACTGGCGAACGTTTTGAAGGTACAAAGGAACGTGTTTATATGACATATGAAAGGTTTCCACAAGATGCAAAATCAGGAGAGCGTATCCTTTTGGATGATGGGAAATTAATTTTTGAAGTAGCCTCTACCAATAATAAGGACGAAGTTATTGCTCGCGTTATTCAAGGAGGTCCGCTTAAATCTAAAAAAGGCGTAAATCTTCCTAATACAAATATTTCGCAACCAGCTTTAACCGAAAAAGATATTGAAGATGCTATTTTCGCTATTAGCCAGGAGGTGGATTGGATTGCTTTGTCGTTTGTGCGTCATGCAGAAGATTTAATGCAACTTCGCGATTTAATAAATAAGCATAGCGAGCATAAAATACCAATTATAGCTAAAATTGAAAAGCCAGAAGCTGTAGAGAATATCGATAAAATTGTAACACACTGTGATGGTCTTATGGTTGCTCGTGGTGATTTAGGTGTAGAGGTTCCTGCAGAGGAAGTACCGCTTATTCAAAAACAATTGGTGTTACGTGCTAAAAAAGCAAGAATTCCAGTAATTATAGCAACCCAAATGATGGAGACTATGATTTCTAGTTTAACGCCAACAAGAGCAGAGGTAAACGATGTTGCGAATTCGGTTATGGATGGTGCAGATGCTGTAATGCTATCAGGAGAGACGTCTGTAGGTAGTTACCCTGTACAGGTTATTAAGCAAATGTCTAACATACTTAAAAGTGTAGAAGATTCAAAATTAATTAAAGTACCTCAATTACCACCTCATATTCGTACAAATCGTTATATAACAAAATCTATTTGCTACCATGCTGCTAATATGGCAAACGAAATTAGTGCAAAAGCTATTTCAACATTAACAAATAGTGGGTATACAGCATTTCAAATTTCGGCATGGAGACCATCGTGTCATATTTTAGTTTTTACATCTAATAAGCGCATATTAACACGCCTTAGCTTGCTTTGGGGGGTTCGTGCTTTTTACTATGATAAATTTGTAAGTACAGATGAAACGATTGAGGATGTAAATAATATTGCCTGTAAAATGGGGTATTTAGAAGAAGGAGATATGCTTATTAGTTTAGCCGCAATGCCAATTAAAGACAGGGGTATGGTGAATACATTACGAGTTACAGAAATAGAGACTTGTAATTTTTAA
- a CDS encoding RNA polymerase sigma factor has translation MTNEAIFVKELISSKGKEKAFAKLLNLYQERLYWHIRKLVITHENADDVLQNTFLRIYKSLPNFKQQSSLHTWMYRIAYNESLRFLEKNNKRKSVSINDVNASYLNHLVSDVFFDSNEAQLKLQHILFELPEREREIFQMKYFDDLTFREIEEIINVKESTIKSSYYNTVKHIEKNMFSVQLLEKTQV, from the coding sequence TTGACAAACGAAGCCATTTTTGTAAAAGAATTAATTAGTTCTAAGGGTAAAGAAAAGGCATTTGCAAAATTGCTGAACCTCTACCAAGAGCGATTGTATTGGCATATTCGCAAACTGGTAATCACTCATGAAAACGCAGACGATGTTCTTCAAAATACATTTTTAAGAATTTACAAAAGCTTACCCAATTTTAAACAACAAAGTTCTCTTCATACCTGGATGTATCGAATAGCCTATAACGAATCGCTTCGATTTTTAGAAAAAAACAATAAAAGAAAAAGTGTTTCTATTAATGACGTTAACGCCTCTTATTTAAACCATTTGGTTAGCGATGTTTTTTTTGATAGTAATGAGGCTCAATTAAAATTACAACATATTTTATTTGAACTTCCAGAAAGAGAAAGAGAAATATTTCAAATGAAATATTTTGACGATTTAACTTTTAGAGAAATAGAGGAAATTATAAATGTAAAGGAAAGTACAATAAAGTCTTCTTATTATAATACCGTTAAGCATATTGAAAAAAATATGTTCTCTGTTCAACTTTTAGAAAAAACCCAGGTCTAA
- the dinB gene encoding DNA polymerase IV has protein sequence MSDDLPIRKIIHVDMDAFYASVEQMDNPELKGKAIAVGGGGKRGVVSAASYEARKFGVKSAMAGNLASKLCPGLIFVKPRFDRYTEISKKVKRIFYDYTDLVEPLSLDEAYLDVTENKKGNPSASLIAEEIRERIFKEVGLTASAGISINKFIAKVASDYNKPNGQKTVNPEEVIEFLEQLDIRKFYGVGKVTAEKMYQKGIFTGLDLKGKSLEYLDKNFGKSGRYYYHIVRGIHNSEVKPNRIRKSLAAERTFYENLSSEIFMLEKLEHIADEVSRRLNKSKVAGKTVTLKIKYSDFTLQTRSKTLQYFINDKSVILETAKDLLYQEKLSNSVRLLGISISNLNTETKKKPEQKSVSVQLKFEF, from the coding sequence ATGTCTGACGATTTACCAATAAGAAAAATCATTCATGTGGATATGGATGCATTTTATGCATCTGTTGAGCAAATGGATAACCCTGAGCTTAAGGGAAAAGCCATTGCTGTTGGTGGTGGCGGTAAACGAGGTGTTGTTAGTGCGGCTAGTTATGAGGCTAGAAAATTTGGAGTAAAAAGTGCTATGGCTGGTAATTTGGCTTCTAAATTATGCCCTGGTTTAATTTTTGTAAAACCGCGTTTTGATAGATATACCGAAATTTCTAAAAAAGTTAAACGTATCTTTTATGATTATACCGATTTGGTAGAACCACTTTCACTTGATGAAGCTTATTTAGATGTTACTGAAAATAAAAAAGGGAATCCAAGTGCTTCTTTAATTGCAGAAGAAATTCGTGAGCGCATCTTTAAAGAAGTTGGTTTAACAGCTTCTGCTGGAATTTCTATTAATAAATTCATAGCTAAAGTGGCAAGTGATTACAATAAGCCCAATGGACAAAAAACGGTAAATCCAGAAGAAGTCATTGAATTCTTAGAACAATTAGATATTAGGAAGTTTTATGGCGTGGGTAAGGTTACTGCAGAAAAAATGTATCAAAAAGGTATTTTTACAGGCTTGGATTTAAAAGGAAAATCACTTGAGTATCTTGACAAAAACTTTGGAAAATCTGGACGCTATTATTACCACATAGTCAGGGGTATTCATAATAGCGAGGTAAAACCTAACAGAATACGAAAATCGTTAGCTGCCGAACGTACTTTTTACGAAAATTTATCAAGCGAAATATTTATGCTTGAAAAACTTGAACATATTGCCGACGAAGTTTCACGACGTTTGAACAAAAGTAAAGTCGCTGGAAAAACAGTAACTCTAAAAATAAAATACAGTGACTTTACATTACAAACCAGGAGTAAAACATTGCAATATTTTATTAACGATAAAAGTGTTATTCTAGAAACTGCAAAGGATTTGTTATATCAGGAAAAATTGAGCAATTCGGTAAGATTATTGGGAATATCGATATCTAATTTAAATACTGAAACGAAGAAAAAGCCTGAGCAAAAAAGTGTGAGTGTGCAATTGAAATTCGAGTTTTAA
- a CDS encoding CYTH domain-containing protein gives MIEIERKFLVASNGYRDEAFKHTRITQGFLNTHKARTVRVRLKGDIGYITVKGESTQNGLSRFEWEKEISKTEAESLLNICESGVIDKIRYEVKIKNHIFEIDEFFGDNEGLVIAEVELCNEDDIFDRPQWIGEEVTGQIKYYNSQLSKHPYKTW, from the coding sequence ATGATAGAAATAGAACGTAAATTTTTAGTAGCATCAAATGGGTATAGAGATGAAGCATTTAAGCATACTAGAATTACTCAAGGATTTTTAAATACTCACAAAGCACGAACAGTTCGTGTTAGGTTGAAAGGAGATATAGGCTATATAACGGTTAAAGGAGAGTCCACGCAAAATGGACTATCACGATTTGAATGGGAAAAAGAAATATCTAAAACCGAAGCAGAATCACTTTTAAATATTTGTGAATCAGGAGTTATTGATAAAATTCGCTATGAAGTAAAGATTAAAAATCATATTTTTGAAATAGATGAATTCTTTGGAGATAATGAGGGTTTAGTCATTGCAGAAGTTGAATTATGCAATGAGGATGACATCTTTGATAGACCTCAATGGATAGGTGAAGAAGTTACAGGACAGATAAAATATTATAACTCCCAGTTAAGTAAACACCCATATAAAACGTGGTAA